The Henckelia pumila isolate YLH828 chromosome 2, ASM3356847v2, whole genome shotgun sequence genome includes a window with the following:
- the LOC140878506 gene encoding uncharacterized protein codes for MSPPLLLHYQYPSMKRDTTTTQMEKLILDHDQTRKGPWTEEEDVQLVLYVNLFGDRRWDFIANVSGLKRSGKSCRLRWVNYLHPGLKRGKLSPNEERLVLQLHSKWGNRWSRIAQKLPGRTDNEIKNYWRTYMRKEAQQQKKNKKSPSSPSSSSSSSSSSSSNSPIIPPVTEANGPSFFDTGGLELVDGEKKTGVDQIGESSKVYSMDEILRSLETFAEDQNCNVLTAGAAHQEMASSTCDYYPIGSLWSIDTEEETKMLLMQPMGGGGDHLLDSFPYNYNNINNYYTTG; via the exons atgtcaCCACCACTCCTCCTCCATTACCAATATCCCAGCATGAAAAGAGACACTACTACTACTCAAATGGAGAAATTAATATTAGATCATGATCAGACGAGAAAAGGGCCGTggacagaagaagaagatgtcCAGCTTGTATTGTACGTCAACTTGTTCGGTGATcggagatgggatttcatcgCTAATGTTTCAG GTTTGAAAAGAAGTGGCAAAAGTTGCAGGTTGCGTTGGGTTAATTACTTGCATCCTGGCCTCAAAAGGGGAAAGTTGTCCCCTAATGAAGAGCGCCTTGTTCTTCAACTCCACTCCAAATGGGGAAACAG ATGGTCAAGAATTGCTCAGAAATTACCCGGTCGCACCGACAACGAAATCAAGAACTACTGGAGGACTTACATGAGGAAAGAAGCTCAGCAGCAGAAGAAGAATAAGAAATCTCCATCCtcaccatcatcatcatcgtcgtcttCTTCATCCTCGTCCTCGAATAGCCCGATTATTCCTCCGGTCACGGAGGCGAATGGGCCTAGCTTCTTCGACACCGGAGGGTTGGAGTTGGTGGATGGAGAAAAGAAAACAGGAGTGGATCAGATAGGGGAAAGCAGCAAAGTATATTCCATGGATGAGATATTGAGAAGCCTGGAGACGTTCGCAGAAGATCAGAACTGCAACGTCCTCACAGCCGGCGCTGCTCATCAGGAAATGGCTTCTTCCACGTGTGATTACTACCCAATCGGATCCTTGTGGTCCATTGACACCGAAGAAGAAACCAAGATGCTGCTGATGCAGCCAATGGGCGGCGGCGGCGATCATCTTCTCGATTCTTTTCCTTATAATTACAACAACATTAATAATTATTACACAACTGGCTag